From a single Lolium rigidum isolate FL_2022 chromosome 7, APGP_CSIRO_Lrig_0.1, whole genome shotgun sequence genomic region:
- the LOC124670928 gene encoding uncharacterized protein At1g32220, chloroplastic-like, translating to MSPSTLLVRPLAPAPASPSNPPRRYAPASAPATLRTSPAASSVTQFSRLRTKCRFSAPGVREDYSSTPIDVVADVKTEKIVVLGGSGFVGSSICKAAVAKGIEVVSLSRSGRPSSSDPWADEVTWLAGDVFYARWEDVLVGATAVVSTLGGFGNEEQMKRINGEANAIAVDAAKEFGIPKFILISVHDYNLPSFLLTSGYFTGKRKAESEVLSKYPSTGVVLRPGFIYGKRKVDGFEIPLDLVGQPLEKLLSSVENFTRPLSALPGSDLVLAPPVSVDDVAYAVINAVIDDSFFGVFTIEQIKEAAANARV from the exons ATGTCCCCCTCGACACTTCTCGTCCGGCcgctggcgccggcgccggcgagcccGTCCAATCCGCCTCGCCGGTACGCGCCCGCATCAGCGCCGGCGACGCTCCGCACGTCTCCTGCAGCCTCCTCCGTGACCCAGTTCTCCAG GCTGCGCACCAAGTGCAGGTTTTCCGCCCCCGGTGTCAGGGAAGACTACTCTTCTACGCCAATCGATGTCGTCGCCGACGTGAAAACAGAGAAG ATTGTAGTTTTGGGAGGAAGTGGATTTGTTGGATCCTCCATATGCAAAGCTGCTGTGGCTAAAGGCATTGAGGTTGTGAGCCTGAGCAG GTCAGGAAGACCATCTTCCTCCGATCCCTGGGCTGATGAAGTTACTTGGCTAGCAG GAGATGTTTTCTATGCAAGATGGGAGGACGTGTTAGTAggtgctactgctgttgtgtctACCCTTGGAGGATTTGGTAACGAAgaacagatgaaaaggataaatggTGAAGCAAATGCTATTGCAGTAGATGCCGCAAAAGAATTTG GGATTCCGAAATTCATTTTGATCTCTGTTCATGATTACAACCTTCCATCGTTTCTTCTTACCTCGGGCTATTTCACTGGCAAGAGAAAGGCTGAATCTGAAGTCCTCTCCAAATACCCTTCCACGG GTGTTGTATTGAGGCCAGGCTTTATTTACGGTAAAAGGAAAGTAGACGGCTTTGAGATACCGCTCGACTTGGTAGGGCAACCGTTAGAGAAGCTGCTTTCCTCCGTCGAAAATTTCACCAGACCATTGAGCGCATTGCCTGGTTCGGACCTGGTTCTCGCACCCCCCGTGAGCGTGGACGATGTTGCCTATGCGGTGATCAACGCTGTCATAGACGACAGCTTCTTCGGTGTGTTTACAATCGAGCAAATCAAGGAAGCTGCAGCCAATGCCAGAGTGTAA
- the LOC124672638 gene encoding uncharacterized protein LOC124672638 has translation MAVEPPPKNHHGDPSTPSGLGYFYIRILGPAAPLLLLRSDRLYSLSFSRRRGHRLRLLASPARRYRRRRHRDLLISTSGCALSLSHCFSSAGALRVNGLPLHGGSGGPVDLAVGDEVSLLLLGVRYGFVAEKFVSCERGEKVAGSCEEVIVLRAESLRKRLRAISESQDPVSFLRGSHCAHAGVKKVREEGGFLCQDSPINPLPEENLGQEESNLDQGRLEHQNDFAKGSTVSEKEDTVELPQRSPAYTNDNMEHKGCSDGNVEQQHIEGRYSDGSTFFLNRLSGIRPEMRREQDSGVTLPELLHPIGSLLRVFIATFTSDISWFLEYCKIPQLLPVTIACHNKDRCWSASRERRSASPFENYPNLLLVYPRFPEEIAFGKDRKKQGVACHHPKLIVLQREDSMRVIISSANLVPRQWHLITNTVWWQDFPCRTSSDYSALFSAVEEPKSDFAAQLVSFMGSLINEVPSQAYWINEIAKYNFEGAGGYLVASVPGLYMPSPCYLESNYCLSENRILHTKSALKMFLGSVQTSVVGLSHRFHMPSDAGSQLKSLSVFLGKCHENMHGTAEVILKRNTNIPADANAVSVLVADLDKFSEEDSVHLGFLPREVAKWVSPLSDMGFFEFSGFIYPREALEAAFGVTNTKVQLLLYVSKGPEFSRMSALIRDEHLPSLCSLVASLKKSLGLWRLEEVLSRFKWPETLETDFMYSASSIGTSINSQFIAHFASATGKRANHDFDSEESDPEWGCWTAKHELKKPSISLLFPTIERVKSAACGIQLSRFLLSLREKTWERLRSTGILHDAVPHPHDRIGHPMHVKVVQRRFRSRKGGHSFGWTYCGSHNFSPAAWGQPLRPPSKANVTDATRAAPSGPRLHICNYELGIILIAPPPGVSKKGNGRVHRIDGISLPFVTPAPRYTHSDRPATPLAMREAMIEACIPQSIDLSEETDEDIADEDDELVVELSDCSPEEKEEEKIYAETLWGQVESSQSQGKDT, from the exons ATGGCGGTGGAGCCGCCGCCCAAGAACCACCACGGCGACCCCTCTACTCCCAGCGGCCTGGGCTACTTCTACATCCGCATCCTCGGCCCCGCCGCGCCACTGCTCCTGCTCCGCTCCGACCGCCTCTACTCCCTTTCCTTctcccgccgccgcggccaccgcCTGCGCCTCCTCGCGTCCCCTGCGCGTCGCtaccgccgccggcgccaccgggATCTTCTCATCAGCACCTCTGGCTGCGCCCTCAGCCTCAGCCACTGTTTCTCCAGTGCCGGCGCCTTGCGCGTCAACGGGCTGCCCCTccacggcggcagcggcggcccgGTTGATCTGGCCGTGGGCGACGAGGTCTCGCTGCTGCTCCTCGGCGTCAGGTACGGATTTGTGGCCGAGAAATTCGTCTCCTGTGAACGGGGCGAGAAGGTAGCGGGGTCCTGCGAGGAGGTTATCGTCCTGAGGGCGGAGTCCCTCCGGAAGCGGCTAAGGGCGATTTCCGAGAGCCAGGATCCAGTTTCTTTCTTGAGGGGTTCGCATTGTGCACACGCTGGGGTGAAGAAAGTGAGAGAAGAGGGTGGTTTCTTGTGCCAGGACAGTCCAATTAACCCTCTCCCTGAAGAGAATTTGGGACAAGAAGAATCCAATCTTGACCAGGGCAGATTGGAACACCAAAATGATTTTGCGAAAGGAAGTACAGTCTCAGAGAAAGAGGATACTGTTGAGTTGCCTCAAAGAAGCCCAGCATACACCAATGACAATATGGAGCACAAAGGATGCAGTGATGGCAATGTAGAGCAGCAGCATATTGAAGGACGCTACTCAGATGGGAGCACATTCTTCCTGAACCGCCTCTCCGGCATCAGGCCTGAAATGCGAAGAGAACAAGATAGTGGAGTGACACTTCCAGAGCTTCTCCATCCTATTGGCAGCTTGTTGCGAGTATTTATCGCGACATTCACCTCTGATATTTCCTG GTTCCTGGAATACTGTAAGATTCCTCAGCTCCTGCCAGTAACAATAGCATGCCACAACAAGGATAGATGCTGGAGTGCGAGCCGTGAACGTAGAAGTGCATCCCCTTTTGAAAATTATCCTAATCTACTATTAGT TTACCCCCGTTTCCCGGAAGAAATAGCATTTGGAAAGGATAGAAAGAAACAAGGAGTTGCATGCCACCATCCAAAGCTCATAGTGTTACAGAGAGAAGACAGTATGCGTGTTATTATTTCTTCTGCTAACTTAGTACCTAGACAG TGGCATCTTATAACAAACACAGTGTGGTGGCAAGACTTCCCCTGTAGGACATCCTCGGATTATTCAGCTCTTTTTAGTGCAGTTGAGGAACCAAAATCCGACTTTGCTGCTCAGTTAGTTTCATTCATGGGATCCCTTATCAATGAAGTCCCTTCCCAAGCATATTGGATAAATGAGATAGCTAAGTATAATTTTGAAGGAGCTGGTGGGTACCTTGTTGCTTCAGTACCAGGGTTGTATATGCCAAGTCCATGCTATTTGGAGTCCAATTATTGCCTCTCA gaaaatagGATTTTGCACACAAAATCTGCACTTAAAATGTttcttggttctgtccaaacatctgtagttggtttatcacatCGCTTTCACATGCCATCTGATGCTGGCTCACAACTGAAATCCCTGTCTGTATTTCTTGGGAAATGCCACGAGAACATGCACGGAACTGCAGAAGTGATATTGAAAAGGAATACAAATATACCAGCCGATGCTAATGCTGTGAGCGTTCTTGTTGCTGATCTGGATAAATTTTCTGAGGAAG ATTCAGTCCATCTTGGTTTCTTACCTAGAGAGGTCGCAAAATGGGTATCTCCCCTAAGTGACATGGGTTTCTTCGAATTTTCTGGATTTATCTACCCCAGAGAAGCCCTGGAAGCTGCGTTTGGAGTAACTAACACAAAGGTGCAGCTGCTTCTGTATGTATCAAAG GGTCCAGAGTTTTCTCGGATGTCAGCGCTGATCCGGGATGAGCATCTTCCTTCATTGTGCTCACTAGTAGCATCCTTGAAAAAGAGCCTTGGACTTTGGCGGTTAGAAGAG GTGTTATCACGCTTCAAGTGGCCTGAAACACTGGAGACTGATTTTATGTACA GTGCTTCATCCATTGGGACCTCTATTAATTCGCAGTTCATTGCACACTTTGCTTCAGCAACTGGTAAACGAGCCAATCATGATTTTGACTCTGAAGAATCGGATCCAGAG TGGGGTTGCTGGACGGCAAAGCATGAGCTAAAGAAACCATCAATCAGTCTATTATTTCCgacaatcgagagggtgaaaagcgCTGCTTGTGGAATTCAGTTGTCCAGATTTTTGCTTTCTCTGCGTGAG AAAACGTGGGAAAGATTAAGATCTACGGGCATACTTCATGATGCAGTCCCACATCCACATGATAGAATAGGGCATCCTATGCATGTTAAG GTTGTTCAGAGGCGATTTCGGTCTCGGAAAGGTGGTCATTCATTTGGCTGGACTTACTGTGGGTCTCACAATTTCAGCCCAGCTGCCTGGGGACAACCATTGCGCCCTCCATCCAAAGCAAATGTTACTGATGCCACCAGGGCAGCTCCTTCTGGGCCAAGGCTGCACATTTGCAACTATGAGCTGGGCATCATCCTCATTGCTCCGCCGCCAGGTGTGTCAAAGAAGGGCAATGGAAGGGTGCATCGGATCGATGGCATATCTCTTCCATTTGTCACCCCTGCACCACGGTACACGCACAGCGATAGGCCTGCGACGCCGCTGGCTATGCGAGAAGCCATGATCGAAGCTTGTATTCCGCAGAGCATTGACTTGTCGGAAGAGACTGACGAGGATATAGCGGATGAAGATGATGAGCTTGTGGTTGAGCTATCTGATTGTTCTCCTGAGGAGAAAGAAGAGGAGAAGATCTATGCAGAGACGCTGTGGGGTCAGGTGGAATCTTCCCAGAGCCAGGGAAAAGATACCTGA
- the LOC124672147 gene encoding probable BOI-related E3 ubiquitin-protein ligase 3 — protein MAVQAQHVSRAFHHHLHSYRAMEDGATGASLFLDERGGCAPAMAGIGNAMPSNVPRSDLTCNNNNHNYAFVPRKRARVVAAAAPGLMDQQPRGVRTAAAAQGFVPVGDMASRSMGSGVASTSGMIGIGHADGLSQGVLYNQGMEIDALVRVETGRMRASLDEAWRRHVRALVAAAERAAAVRLRAAEATLEVARCRNAEMEERLRQIGAEGQAWIGVAQSHEAVAAGLRATLDQLLQSRCAAGEGDAEDVQSCCFETPAFETPSADDAASIASAAACRACGQGGACVLVLPCRHLSLCRACDASVDTCPVCAATKNASLHVLLC, from the exons ATGGCCGTGCAGGCGCAGCATGTCTCCCGtgccttccaccaccacctccactccTATAG GGCTATGGAGGACGGGGCGACGGGTGCCTCTCTGTTCCTGGACGAGCGCGGCGGGTgcgcgccggcgatggccgggatTGGCAACGCGATGCCGAGCAACGTCCCCAGAAGCGATCTCacctgcaacaacaacaaccacaactacgCTTTCGTGCCGAGGAAGCGGGCgcgcgtggtggcggcggcggcgcctggtTTGATGGACCAGCAACCGCGCGGCGTTAGAACGGCTGCGGCGGCGCAGGGGTTTGTGCCCGTCGGCGATATGGCGAGCAGGTCGATGGGTTCCGGAGTCGCGTCAACCAGCGGGATGATTGGCATTGGCCATGCCGACGGATTGTCCCAGGGCGTCCTGTACAACCAGGGAATGGAGATCGACGCGCTCGTGCGAGTCGAG ACCGGGCGGATGCGCGCGAGCTTggacgaggcgtggcggcggcaCGTCCGGGcgctggtggcggcggccgagcGTGCCGCGGCGGTGCGGCTGCGGGCTGCCGAGGCTACGCTGGAGGTCGCGCGCTGCCGCAACGCGGAGATGGAGGAGAGGCTGCGCCAGATCGGCGCGGAGGGGCAAGCCTGGATAGGCGTCGCGCAGAGCCacgaggccgtcgccgccgggcTCCGCGCCACCCTCGACCAGCTCCTCCAATCCCGTTGCGCCGCCGGGGAGGGCGACGCCGAGGACGTGCAATCGTGCTGCTTCGAGACCCCCGCATTCGAGACCCCCAGCGCCGACGACGCGGCGTCGATTGCATCGGCGGCGGCGTGCAGGGCCTGCGGTCAGGGTGGGGCGTGCGTGCTGGTGTTGCCGTGCCGTCACCTGAGCCTGTGCCGCGCGTGCGACGCCAGCGTGGACACGTGCCCCGTGTGTGCGGCCACCAAGAACGCCTCGCTGCATGTCCTGCTGTGCTGA
- the LOC124672640 gene encoding probable alpha-amylase 2 isoform X2 produces the protein MVLSKNSQLQKLGSLKMEGKSYSRLLTGNPISTTGGVIWMAESQTSLNLGLRQHGCLRQHNHYLKKLNSLIQNMNDHNIRAMADVVINHRVGTTQGSNGMYNRYDGIPIPWDEHAVTSCSGGKGNKSTGDNFDGIPNIDHTQQFVRKDITEWLIWLRETIGFQDFRFDFTKGYASKYVKEYIEESKPLFAVGEYWDSCEYSSTDNRLSYNQDKHRQRIINWIDSAGGLCAAFDFTTKGILQEAVKGELWRLRDPEEKPPGVMGWWPSRSVTFIENHDTGSTQGHWPFPSDHVMEGYAYILTHPGIPTVFYDHFYDWGDSFHGEIAKLMEIRKCQDIHSRSTVKILEASSNLYSAVIDDKLCMKIGEGSWCPSEAEWKLAASGNRYAVWHK, from the exons ATggtgctgtccaagaacagccagCTCCAAAAG TTGGGGTCATTAAAAATGGAAGGGAAATCCTACTCCAG GCTTTTAACTGGGAATCCCATAAGCACAACTGGTGGAGTAATTTGGATGGCAGAGTCGCAGACATCGCTAAATCTGGGTTTACGGCAGCATGGCTGCCTCCGCCAACACAATCATTATCTCAAGAAG CTGAATTCTTTGATTCAGAACATGAATGACCACAATATAAGGGCTATGGCTGATGTAGTTATTAACCACCGAGTTGGGACTACTCAAGGATCCAATGGAATGTATAATCGTTATGATGGTATCCCAATACCGTGGGATGAACATGCTGTTACATCCTGTTCTGGCGGGAAG GGGAACAAAAGTACCGGCGATAACTTTGATGGGATTCCCAACATAGATCATACCCAGCAATTTGTAAGGAAGGATATTACTGAATGGCTGATCTGGCTTCGCGAAACCATTGGGTTTCAAGATTTCCGGTTCGATTTCACAAAAGG TTATGCTTCAAAGTATGTGAAAGAATACATTGAGGAATCAAAACCTCTTTTTGCAGTGGGTGAATACTGGGACAGCTGTGAATACAGTTCCACTGACAACCGCCTGAGCTACAATCAGG ATAAACATAGGCAGAGAATTATCAATTGGATCGATAGCGCTGGAGGACTTTGTGCTGCGTTTGATTTCACCACAAAGGGTATTCTTCAG GAAGCTGTGAAAGGAGAGTTGTGGCGTTTGCGTGACCCTGAAGAAAAGCCGCCTGGTGTGATGGGTTGGTGGCCTTCAAGATCAGTTACATTTATTGAAAATCATGACACGGGGTCAACCCAG GGGCATTGGCCTTTTCCATCTGATCATGTGATGGAG GGATATGCATATATACTTACTCATCCCGGGATCCCCACCGTGTTCTACGATCACTTTTATGACTGGGGAGATTCTTTCCATGGCGAAATAGCAAAACTG ATGGAGATTAGGAAATGCCAAGACATACACAGTCGGTCAACTGTTAAAATTTTGGAGGCAAGCTCAAATCTGTACTCTGCCGTAATCGATGATAAGTTGTGCATGAAGATTGGAGAAGGCTCCTGGTGCCCAAGCGAAGCGGAGTGGAAGCTGGCGGCATCTGGAAACAGATATGCTGTGTGGCACAAGTAG
- the LOC124672640 gene encoding probable alpha-amylase 2 isoform X1, translated as MGQMVSDGAVQEQPAPKVGVIKNGREILLQAFNWESHKHNWWSNLDGRVADIAKSGFTAAWLPPPTQSLSQEGYLPQNLYSLDSCYGSLQQLNSLIQNMNDHNIRAMADVVINHRVGTTQGSNGMYNRYDGIPIPWDEHAVTSCSGGKGNKSTGDNFDGIPNIDHTQQFVRKDITEWLIWLRETIGFQDFRFDFTKGYASKYVKEYIEESKPLFAVGEYWDSCEYSSTDNRLSYNQDKHRQRIINWIDSAGGLCAAFDFTTKGILQEAVKGELWRLRDPEEKPPGVMGWWPSRSVTFIENHDTGSTQGHWPFPSDHVMEGYAYILTHPGIPTVFYDHFYDWGDSFHGEIAKLMEIRKCQDIHSRSTVKILEASSNLYSAVIDDKLCMKIGEGSWCPSEAEWKLAASGNRYAVWHK; from the exons ATGGGACAGATG GTTTCGGATggtgctgtccaagaacagccagCTCCAAAAG TTGGGGTCATTAAAAATGGAAGGGAAATCCTACTCCAG GCTTTTAACTGGGAATCCCATAAGCACAACTGGTGGAGTAATTTGGATGGCAGAGTCGCAGACATCGCTAAATCTGGGTTTACGGCAGCATGGCTGCCTCCGCCAACACAATCATTATCTCAAGAAG GTTATCTGCCACAAAACCTGTACAGTCTTGACTCTTGTTACGGTTCTCTCCAGCAGCTGAATTCTTTGATTCAGAACATGAATGACCACAATATAAGGGCTATGGCTGATGTAGTTATTAACCACCGAGTTGGGACTACTCAAGGATCCAATGGAATGTATAATCGTTATGATGGTATCCCAATACCGTGGGATGAACATGCTGTTACATCCTGTTCTGGCGGGAAG GGGAACAAAAGTACCGGCGATAACTTTGATGGGATTCCCAACATAGATCATACCCAGCAATTTGTAAGGAAGGATATTACTGAATGGCTGATCTGGCTTCGCGAAACCATTGGGTTTCAAGATTTCCGGTTCGATTTCACAAAAGG TTATGCTTCAAAGTATGTGAAAGAATACATTGAGGAATCAAAACCTCTTTTTGCAGTGGGTGAATACTGGGACAGCTGTGAATACAGTTCCACTGACAACCGCCTGAGCTACAATCAGG ATAAACATAGGCAGAGAATTATCAATTGGATCGATAGCGCTGGAGGACTTTGTGCTGCGTTTGATTTCACCACAAAGGGTATTCTTCAG GAAGCTGTGAAAGGAGAGTTGTGGCGTTTGCGTGACCCTGAAGAAAAGCCGCCTGGTGTGATGGGTTGGTGGCCTTCAAGATCAGTTACATTTATTGAAAATCATGACACGGGGTCAACCCAG GGGCATTGGCCTTTTCCATCTGATCATGTGATGGAG GGATATGCATATATACTTACTCATCCCGGGATCCCCACCGTGTTCTACGATCACTTTTATGACTGGGGAGATTCTTTCCATGGCGAAATAGCAAAACTG ATGGAGATTAGGAAATGCCAAGACATACACAGTCGGTCAACTGTTAAAATTTTGGAGGCAAGCTCAAATCTGTACTCTGCCGTAATCGATGATAAGTTGTGCATGAAGATTGGAGAAGGCTCCTGGTGCCCAAGCGAAGCGGAGTGGAAGCTGGCGGCATCTGGAAACAGATATGCTGTGTGGCACAAGTAG